From Solanum lycopersicum chromosome 8, SLM_r2.1, the proteins below share one genomic window:
- the LOC101255019 gene encoding cyclin-dependent kinase F-4-like translates to MERYLIVKEVGNGSFGNVWRALNKQSGEVVAIKKMKKKYYSWKECINLREVKSLRRMNHPNVVKLKEVINENDILYFVFEYMECNLYNLMENRPHFFVESQVRIWCFQIFQGLASIHQQGYFHRDLKPENLLVSKDYMIKIADFGSAREINSQPPYTEYVSTRWYRAPEVLLGSPIYGPAVDMWAMGAIMAELLTLRPLFPGLGEADEIYRICSVIGTPSKSEWAHGHELAAAINYQFPQIRGVTLSNVLPYVSEDAINLITWLCSWDPCKRPTAVEVLQHNFFQSCFYVPPSLCSNTAAAPPSVGITANPLV, encoded by the coding sequence ATGGAAAGGTACTTGATAGTTAAGGAAGTTGGTAatggttcatttgggaatgtaTGGAGAGCTTTGAATAAACAGAGTGGTGAAGTGGTTGCgattaagaaaatgaagaagaagtatTATTCATGGAAAGAATGCATCAACTTGAGAGAAGTCAAGTCATTGAGGAGAATGAACCATCCAAATGTAGTTAAGCTCAAGGAAGTGATTAACGAGAATGACATATTATACTTTGTGTTTGAATACATGGAGTGCAACTTATATAATCTTATGGAGAATCGGCCTCATTTTTTCGTAGAGTCACAAGTGAGAATTTGGTGCTTCCAAATATTTCAAGGTCTTGCATCCATCCATCAACAAGGATACTTTCATCGCGATCTTAAGCCAGAGAACTTGTTGGTTTCAAAAgattatatgataaaaattgcTGATTTTGGTTCTGCTAGGGAGATCAATTCTCAGCCTCCATATACTGAATATGTCTCAACACGCTGGTATCGTGCCCCTGAAGTTCTTTTAGGATCACCAATATATGGTCCTGCTGTTGATATGTGGGCAATGGGTGCAATAATGGCGGAGTTATTAACTCTTCGTCCTCTATTCCCTGGTTTGGGTGAAGCAGATGAGATTTACAGAATATGCAGTGTTATAGGTACTCCATCAAAGAGTGAATGGGCTCATGGACATGAACTTGCTGCTGCTATCAACTACCAGTTTCCACAGATACGTGGTGTAACTCTGTCTAACGTACTCCCATATGTTAGCGAGGATGCAATTAATCTAATAACTTGGCTTTGTTCGTGGGATCCTTGCAAGAGGCCAACAGCGGTGGAGGTTCTTCAGCACAATTTCTTCCAGAGTTGCTTTTATGTACCTCCATCATTATGCTCTAACACTGCTGCTGCTCCTCCATCTGTTGGAATTACGGCAAATCCCTTAGTATAA
- the LOC101245569 gene encoding uncharacterized protein encodes MGAGREMLISLDNVRDKNMMQLKKINTALFPIRYNDKYYSDALASADFTKLAYYSDICVGSIACRLEKKEDGAVCVYIMTLGVLAPYRGLGIGTKLLNHVLDLSTKQNSREIYLHVQTSNEDAINFYKKFGFEVTDTIKNYYINITPPDCYVLTKFISQTKK; translated from the exons ATGGGTGCGGGGCGTGAAATGTTAATCTCCTTGGACAATGTAAGGGACAAGAACATGATGCAACTGAAGAAGATTAACACTGCACTATTCCCAATTCGTTACAATGATAAATACTACTCTGATGCGCTCGCCTCTGCTGATTTCACCAAGCTAG CATATTATAGTGACATTTGTGTCGGTTCAATTGCGTGTCGACTTGAGAAGAAGGAAGATGGAGCtgtttgtgtttatataatgACTTTGGGTGTTTTAGCTCCATATCGTGGTCTAGGTATTG GTACAAAGCTGTTAAATCATGTTCTTGATCTTAGTACAAAGCAGAATAGCAGAGAGATTTACTTGCATGTGCAGACAAGTAATGAAGATGCCATCAACTTCTATAAGAAATTTGGCTTTGAGGTCACTGATACCATCAAAAACTATTACATAAACATTACCCCACCAGACTGTTATGTCCTAACCAAGTTTATCTCTCAAACAAAGAAATGA
- the LOC101245274 gene encoding uncharacterized protein isoform X1 has protein sequence MSFCSSVSSSPQSLSIFPKSFRSSKPYSPCISASADVPDFLSANWLESRRKKPFGPRLCFSAEEAVQNQLDALKYNDQPHHDYGVEVMYRFAGFDPFQRSTYFGRFFDLGQFERFRRIFHHSTYRVLLGHQEREILSSLHVNETLYKQRVWVRGTRPEEEEIFQFTMVQRVGGSWDGYWLTESVLHDGDTFSGGVAY, from the exons ATGTCCTTTTGCTCCTCTGTGTCATCATCTCCACAGTCTCTGTCTATCTTCCCCAAATCTTTCCGATCTTCTAAGCCTTACAGCCCATGTATCTCTGCTTCTGCCGATGTACCTGACTTTCTCTCTGCTAATTG GCTTGAATCTCGTAGGAAAAAGCCATTTGGTCCAAGATTATGT TTTAGTGCAGAAGAAGCAGTTCAAAACCAGCTTGATGCTTTGAAGTACAATGACCAACCTCATCACGATTATGGAGTTGAAGTCATGTACAGA TTTGCTGGATTTGATCCTTTTCAAAGGTCTACCTACTTCGGACGCTTTTTTGACTTGGGTCAG TTTGAACGATTCAGGCGAATATTTCATCATTCAACTTATAGGGTATTACTTGGCCATCAGGAGAGGGAGATTTTGAGCAGTTTGCATGTAAATGAG ACTCTGTATAAGCAGCGTGTTTGGGTCCGTGGCACTCGACCTGAGGAAGAAGAAATTTTCCAATTTACCATGGTTCAG CGTGTTGGCGGGTCTTGGGATGGCTACTGGCTGACAGAATCTGTGCTTCACGATGGCGATACTTTCTCTGGTGGTGTGGCTTACTGA
- the LOC101245274 gene encoding uncharacterized protein isoform X2 encodes MYLTFSLLIGLNLVGKSHLVQDYVAEEAVQNQLDALKYNDQPHHDYGVEVMYRFAGFDPFQRSTYFGRFFDLGQFERFRRIFHHSTYRVLLGHQEREILSSLHVNETLYKQRVWVRGTRPEEEEIFQFTMVQRVGGSWDGYWLTESVLHDGDTFSGGVAY; translated from the exons ATGTACCTGACTTTCTCTCTGCTAATTG GCTTGAATCTCGTAGGAAAAAGCCATTTGGTCCAAGATTATGT TGCAGAAGAAGCAGTTCAAAACCAGCTTGATGCTTTGAAGTACAATGACCAACCTCATCACGATTATGGAGTTGAAGTCATGTACAGA TTTGCTGGATTTGATCCTTTTCAAAGGTCTACCTACTTCGGACGCTTTTTTGACTTGGGTCAG TTTGAACGATTCAGGCGAATATTTCATCATTCAACTTATAGGGTATTACTTGGCCATCAGGAGAGGGAGATTTTGAGCAGTTTGCATGTAAATGAG ACTCTGTATAAGCAGCGTGTTTGGGTCCGTGGCACTCGACCTGAGGAAGAAGAAATTTTCCAATTTACCATGGTTCAG CGTGTTGGCGGGTCTTGGGATGGCTACTGGCTGACAGAATCTGTGCTTCACGATGGCGATACTTTCTCTGGTGGTGTGGCTTACTGA
- the LOC101246164 gene encoding V-type proton ATPase subunit c''1, protein MSAASTMAVMGASSSWSRALIQISPYTFSAVGIAIAIGVSVLGAAWGIYITGSSLIGAAIKAPRITSKNLISVIFCEAVAIYGVIVAIILQTKLESVPASKIYAAESLRAGYAIFASGIIVGFANLVCGLCVGIIGSSCALSDAQNSTLFVKILVIEIFGSALGLFGVIVGIIMSAQATWPSKTA, encoded by the exons ATGTCAGCAGCTTCAACAATGGCGGTTATGGGAGCATCAAGCTCGTGGTCGAGAGCTTTGATACAGATCTCACCTTACACTTTCTCTGCTGTCGGAATTGCCATTGCTATTGGTGTCTCTGTTCTTGGCGCCGCTTG GGGGATTTACATTACTGGAAGTAGTCTGATTGGTGCTGCAATCAAAGCTCCTCGCATCACCTCCAAGAATCTTATTAG TGTGATTTTCTGTGAAGCCGTTGCTATCTATGGTGTTATTGTGGCAATTATTCTGCAAACTAAATTAGAGAGTGTCCCAGCATCAAAGATATATGCAGCAGAGTCCCTTCGAGCAGGATATGCAATATTTGCCTCTGGAATAATTGTGGGCTTTGCCAACCTTGTTTGCGG GCTCTGCGTAGGGATTATTGGTAGCAGTTGCGCATTGTCAGATGCACAAAATTCCACCCTTTTCGTCAAGATTCTTGTGATTGAGATTTTTGGCAGTGCACTGGGATTGTTTGGAGTGATTGTGGGAATAATCATGTCAGCTCAAGCAACATGGCCTTCTAAAACAGCATGA
- the LOC101245865 gene encoding uncharacterized protein — translation MGKPKAVIVGGSIAGICCAHALITAGWDVVVIEKTPQPPTGSPTGAGLGIDPFSHKIIQSWIQQPQLLQQTTLPLVIDQNQATDGETKVSQTLARDEHFNFRAAYWADLHSLLYGALPLDIVLWGYLFLSFSMYGDKSKVKVETKVLETGTTINFVADLLIAADGCLSSIRQHFLPDLKLRYSGYCAWRGVLDFSKKKHSEAIINLKKVYPDLGKCLYFDLSSGTHSVFYELLNHRFNWIWYINQPEPNLKGNSVTMKVSENLVQNMHEEAEKAWVPELVRVIKEIKEPFLNVIYDCDPLEQIFWDKVVLIGDAAHPTTPHGLRSTNMSILDAAVLGKCLEKWEVENLNSALEEYQSIRLPVTTKQVLYSRRLGRIKQGLSLSDHSSFDPKATSPEDCEELQQKNMPHFYDIPSILN, via the exons atgggGAAACCGAAAGCAGTGATTGTTGGAGGCAGCATAGCAGGTATATGCTGTGCACATGCTCTCATCACGGCTGGTTGGGATGTTGTGGTTATTGAGAAAACTCCACAACCTCCAACTGGTAGCCCCACTGGTGCTGGCCTTGGAATTGACCCTTTCTCTCACAAAATCATTCAATCTTGGATTCAACAACCCCAACTCCTCCAACAAACTACCTTGCCTCTCGTCATCGATCAA AACCAGGCAACTGATGGAGAAACAAAAGTGAGCCAGACATTGGCAAGGGatgaacattttaatttcagagCAGCTTATTGGGCTGATCTCCATAGCCTTTTGTACGGTGCACTACCGCTAGATATTGTTTTATGGGGTTATTTGTTCCTCTCCTTTTCCATGTATGGTGACAAATCAAAAGTGAAAGTCGAAACTAAAGTCCTTGAAACGGGTACTACAATCAACTTTGTTGCTGATTTGCTTATTGCTGCTGATGGTTGTCTGTCTTCAATCAGACAACATTTCCTTCCTGACCTTAAGCTGAG ATATTCAGGTTACTGTGCGTGGAGAGGGGTTCTTGATTTTTCCAAAAAGAAGCACTCAGAAGCCATTATCAACCTTAAGAAAGTGTATCCAGATCTTGGAAAATGCCTGTACTTTGACCTGAGCTCTGGAACTCATAGcgtattttatgaattattgaaCCATAGGTTCAATTGGATATGGTACATTAATCAGCCCGAACCAAACCTCAAG GGGAATTCTGTGACGATGAAGGTTAGTGAAAACTTGGTTCAAAACATGCATGAAGAAGCTGAAAAGGCTTGGGTTCCTGAATTGGTCAGAGtaattaaagaaattaaggAGCCTTTCCTAAATGTAATATATGATTGTGATCCTCTGGAGCAGATTTTTTGGGACAAAGTGGTGTTGATTGGAGATGCAGCTCATCCTACTACTCCTCATGGTTTGAGAAGTACAAACATGTCGATACTGGATGCAGCTGTTTTAGGCAAATGCTTAGAGAAGTGGGAAGTGGAAAATCTGAACTCTGCCCTTGAAGAATACCAGTCTATTAGGCTGCCAGTAACTACGAAGCAGGTTCTATATTCAAGGAGACTAGGTCGTATTAAACAAGGTTTATCACTTTCAGATCATTCGTCCTTTGATCCAAAAGCTACAAGTCCAGAAGATTGTGAAGAGCTTCAGCAGAAAAACATGCCTCATTTCTACGATATTCCTTCGATATTGAACTGA